One region of Triticum aestivum cultivar Chinese Spring chromosome 6B, IWGSC CS RefSeq v2.1, whole genome shotgun sequence genomic DNA includes:
- the LOC123133577 gene encoding uncharacterized protein has product MVGSSVVYTSCRPSSCTRPASFLHHPADQAHLGDQPGLLPDGSGDGNSSHLKGCGERCVGAEMFATVARWAEKKGKPKMAPIELTTTAEQAQSITRTIFDVVKEHGPLTISDVWEHVTDVGPRGLTSKRQMKIMLRWMREKQKLRLISDHDGPHKQFLYTTWFTNPKNAPQRPKRELNRESLVAAWTRRRKRCMRWCCGRPRMVEHV; this is encoded by the exons aTGGTGGGATCCTCCGTCGTGTACACGTCCTGCAGGCCTTCGTCGTGTACACGTCCTGCATCCTTCCTCCACCACCCAGCCGACCAGGCCCATCTCGGTGACCAGCCCGGGCTGCTCCCCGACGGCAGTGGTGACGGCAACTCCTCTCATCTGAAAGGGTGCGGGGAGAGGTGTGTGGGCGCCGAGATGTTTGCGACGGTTGCGCGGTgggcggagaagaaagggaagCCCAAGATGGCGCCGATCGAGCTCACGACAACGGCGGAGCAGGCGCAGTCCATCACCCGCACCATCTTCGATGTCGTCAAGGAGCACGGGCCCCTCACCATCTCCGACGTTTGGGAGCACGTCACg GATGTAGGCCCGAGGGGTTTGACAAGCAAGAGGCAGATGAAGATCATGCTGCGGTGGATGAGGGAGAAGCAGAAGCTCAGGCTCATTTCTGACCATGATGGGCCTCACAAGCAATTCCTCTACACGACATGGTTCACCAACCCCAAGAATGCGCCACAGAGGCCCAAGAGGGAGCTCAACAGGGAGAGCCTAGTGGCGGCGTGGACGAGACGGAGGAAGCGGTGTATGAGGTGGTGCTGCGGCAGGCCGCGAATGGTGGAGCACGTGTAG